The following is a genomic window from Geminicoccus roseus DSM 18922.
AATCTGCCAGGAATGAACTTTTGTTGGAAAAGGATCGCGAAACTTTCGTTCTTCGTCAAAAAATATTCTTTGTTGCGTATCACTTATCTTAGCAAGAAGGTTTAATGCTGAATTCTTCGCAATTCCAAGTGTGATTGATGTGTCTCCGTTAACACATGCTGTCAGAACAGTAATGGCTTGGTGAAATTGTTGAAATAAAGAGAACGGTTCTTGGTCTCCTTGAATGGAAACGAACGGATGCACTGAATAGGATAAATCATAGACATGAGAGGGATTGCTTTTTCGCATGTATATCAGCTCATTTTCTGCCTAGTGAACCATTGTAGGAAATTTCCTCGATGAACCGTCAAAGACGATATGGGAAAATTTGCCAAGCCGATTTATCCAATGATTCTAGATATTTTATTCAATCTAATGAATTTTCGCTCAGTACCATATACAGGGATTTTACTTGTGCCTCGGTTAAGTTATCCTACACATGGCTTGCCACCCGCTGCATCCAGGCTTCCGTGCCAAAGCGGCCGCTGACCAGACCCGCAACGCTGAAATCCGCATCAACGGCCGGGAAGTGAACTCCCTCGCCGCCAGGACTGATCTCGATGTGCTCCAAGTCGGCCGGATCGGCGTCGGCCAAGCCCTGCACGAGGCGCACCGGCACAGCGAAGCTGGCGCCGCTCGTCAGCTTCAGGACCAACTGCCGGGTCTCCGGATCGTAGCGGGCGGATTTGGCCCGGGCTTCGACCTTGGCCGCCCGTCGGCCCTCGGCGACGGCCTGCCGATAATGACGCTCCGCATCGGTCATCCGTGGATTTCCTTCCAGCATGCCCGGCAAAGCTCGATGTTCTCGGCGACCAGCCGCAGCGTCGTCGCCGCCTCCGAGCGGATCATCCCTACGTTCGTCAGGTGGAACGTTCCAACAGCGCCTTTGCCGAGCGCGGTCTTCGTTTCGCCACTCGCGCCGATGACATGGACGTGCGGCGGCGCGTGGTCGTTGAGATAGATGCGGACTGGGAAGCCGGCACTGCGCAGGACAGTGCGGTCTTCCCGGTCCCGAGGATCAACGGATCAGCTGCAACCCGTCGTCGACCCGCACGTGTCGCACTTCAAGCAAGTCCCGTTCCGCACCAGCGTGAAGTGCGCGCAGGACGGGCAAGGATCACCCTCGTACCCCTTCAGCCGCGCCATCTGCGCCTGCTGGATCCGCTCGGCCTTGGCCTTCTGGACCGGGTCGACCGCCGCCGGGGCGGATGCCGCCTTCGGCCGCTCCATCACCGCGACGTCGCCATGGGCGGCCTCGGCCAGGCCGGTGTTGGCCGGGGCGTGGTGGCCGTTGCCGTTGCCGTTGCCGCCGGCGAACAGGCGCAGGTTGCCGCGCACGAAGCCGACGCTGGCGTACTTCTTGACCTCCTCCTCGTCGTCGACCAGCTCGCCCTCCTTGGTGCCCTTGCCGATCGCGTCGTGGCGCAGATCAGCCGGGTCGACCGAGGCCAGGTCGGTGCGGTCCAGATACGAGATCGCCAGCTCGCGGAAGATATAGTCCAGGACCGAGGTCGCCATCTTGATGGTGTCGTTGCCCTGGACCGGGCCGGACGGATCGAACCGGGTGAAGCTGAACGCCTCCACCAGTTCTTCCAGCGGCACGCCGTACTGCAAGCCGATCGAGACCGCGATGGCGAAGCTGTTCATCAGCGAGCGGAAGGCAGCACCCTCCTTGTGCATGTCGATGAAGATCTCGCCGAGCTTGCCGTCTTCGTACTCGCCGGTGCGCAGATACAGCTTGTGCCCGCCGACCACCGCCTTCTGGGTGTAGCCCTTGCGCCGGGTGGGGAGCTTCTTGCGCCCGGCCATGTGCCGCTCGACGATCTTCTCGACCACGTTGACCACCCGCTGCGGGGTGGGCTGGGCCTCCTCCTCGTCCTCGCCGACATCGTCCAGCGCGATCGAGTTCAGCGGCTGGGACAGCTTCGAGCCGTCGCGGTAGAGCGCCAGCGCCTTGATCCCCAGACGCCAGCCCAGGAAATAGGCCTCCGAGCAGTCGTCCACCGTGGCGGTGGCCGGCATGTTGATGGTCTTGGAGATG
Proteins encoded in this region:
- a CDS encoding DUF2442 domain-containing protein; the protein is MTDAERHYRQAVAEGRRAAKVEARAKSARYDPETRQLVLKLTSGASFAVPVRLVQGLADADPADLEHIEISPGGEGVHFPAVDADFSVAGLVSGRFGTEAWMQRVASHV
- a CDS encoding DUF4160 domain-containing protein, which codes for MRSAGFPVRIYLNDHAPPHVHVIGASGETKTALGKGAVGTFHLTNVGMIRSEAATTLRLVAENIELCRACWKEIHG